The sequence below is a genomic window from Haematobia irritans isolate KBUSLIRL chromosome 3, ASM5000362v1, whole genome shotgun sequence.
TTTAATTCGCATAGCGTTAAagttattttaacaattttcttccatttgacaaaaagtattggggtatgttccgatattcggaatcgcaaattttttttgccatattttttaaccctaaaacatataaatgtaaAACTTGGCGATATGGTTCTCTTTAATAAGAAGTTTAAATACAAATTGAATTTGAGTCCAATAGTatctcaattttttctttataacaaaattaattcttgcgattccgaatatcgtaACATTGGGGATTAACTTACACGTACACGTTTTTGATAAGCTTGACTTAAATTGCGAAAATGATTTCTCGACCTCCTCAGTTCACAAGCCGATTATGAGTAGTTGGATAAATCAAGCTTGCCCTGCAAGGTAAGAAAAGCCCATAAAAGTTTACCATTCCGAGGAAGAGTCGTAAATTCTTGATAGTGGAAGGCTTAAGATACTTGCAATTTAATCAATTTCGTTTCCAATGGATTGGTTGGATTCCAGTTGATGATATtgttatcaaattttgtatatttttacaaattttgactgcgtttttagtaaataaatattaatttatattgttttataCCCCCCTGGTGATTCGAATTGCATTTTCAAGTTGGATTGCTTGGCAAATTTCtgattagaaaataaaaataatacatacatatatttttgaaaaacttaacGGCAGTCGTCGTAGTTCTCCAATACCCCTATATAGACACTTAACAAAATGCGCATGTCACGTATAAAATTCAGTATTCCAGTGTACtctattttttttcatgtattGATTATTATTCTGAAAGAGGTAGAAATCGTATTtgcggaaaaattttaaaacatttgttcCTGCAGTATAGTTTGTTTATAACAATGACCGAAAGTCAGACAAATGCCAATGAAAAAATGGCCAGCTTGTTGAAAGAggcagaaaatttgaaaacgaaGTTGGAAGAAGAACGCCAAAAACTAAATGATGTTAGTTTGTCCTCTATTGCAGAACGATTGGAACAGATAGCTTTTGTTAATATTAAACCTCGCAAAGTTTTGAAAGGTCACCAAGCTAAAGTTCTGTGCACAGACTGGAGCCCTGATAAACGGCATATAATCTCATCATCACAAGATGGTCGCTTAATAATTTGGGATGCGTTCACCACCAATAAGGAGCATGCAGTCACAATGCCAACTACATGGATTATGTCATGTGCATATGCTCCCTCTGGAAACTATGTTGCTTGTGGCGGGTTAGACAACAAAGTAACGGTGTATCCAATAACATCGGACGAGGAAATGTCTGCCAAAAAGCGTACAGTGGGCACCCATACCAGCTACATGTCTTGCTGTATATATCCCAACTCGGACCAACAAATACTCACCGGTAGTGGAGATTCTACTTGTGCTCTATGGGATGTTGAGTCTGGTCAACTACTCCAAAGCTTCCACGGTCACTCAGGAGATGTTATGGCTATTGATTTAGCTCCCAATGAGACAGGCAATACATTCGTTTCTGGCAGTTGCGATCGTATGGCCTTCATATGGGATATGAGATCGGGTTGTGTTGTGCAATCCTTCGAG
It includes:
- the Gbeta5 gene encoding guanine nucleotide-binding protein subunit beta-5, which translates into the protein MTESQTNANEKMASLLKEAENLKTKLEEERQKLNDVSLSSIAERLEQIAFVNIKPRKVLKGHQAKVLCTDWSPDKRHIISSSQDGRLIIWDAFTTNKEHAVTMPTTWIMSCAYAPSGNYVACGGLDNKVTVYPITSDEEMSAKKRTVGTHTSYMSCCIYPNSDQQILTGSGDSTCALWDVESGQLLQSFHGHSGDVMAIDLAPNETGNTFVSGSCDRMAFIWDMRSGCVVQSFEGHQSDVNSVKFHPSGDAIATGSDDSSCRLFDMRADREVSVFSKESIIFGVNSVDFSVSGRLLFAGYNDYTVNLWDTLKSERICLLYGHENKVSCVQVSPDGTALSTGSWDYTIRVWA